Proteins from one Embleya scabrispora genomic window:
- a CDS encoding acyl-CoA carboxylase subunit beta, which translates to MDPVQGDPDIHTTAGKLADLERRIDEAVHAGSARAVEKQHAKGKMTARERIEYLLDEGSFVELDEFARHRSTNFGLEANRPYGDGVVTGSGTVDGRQVCVFSQDVTVFGGSLGEVYGEKIVKVQDLAIKTGVPLVGINEGGGARIQEGVVSLGLYGEIFRRNVVASGVIPQISLIMGAAAGGHVYSPALTDFVVMVDQTSQMFITGPDVIKTVTGEDVTMEDLGGARTHNSKSGNAHYMGADEKDALDYVKGLLSYLPSNNLEPAPSFDEEADLETTDYDRDLDTLIPDSANQPYDIHTVIEHVLDDADFLEVQPLFAPNIVVGFGRVEGRSVGIVANQPMQFAGTLDIDASEKAARFVRTCDAFNVPVLTFVDVPGFLPGTDQEWNGIIRRGAKLIYAYAEATVPLVTIITRKAYGGAYDVMGSKHLGADVNLAWPTAQIAVMGAQGAANILHRRTIAASDDPEETRARLIQEYEDTLCNPYVAAERGYVDAVIRPSSTRAHVVKALRALRGKRETLPPKKHGNIPL; encoded by the coding sequence ATGGACCCAGTACAGGGCGATCCCGACATCCACACCACCGCCGGAAAGCTGGCCGATCTCGAGCGCCGGATCGACGAGGCGGTGCACGCGGGAAGCGCCCGAGCAGTCGAGAAGCAGCACGCCAAGGGCAAGATGACCGCCCGCGAGCGGATCGAATACCTGCTCGACGAGGGCTCCTTCGTCGAGCTCGACGAGTTCGCGCGGCACCGCTCCACCAACTTCGGCCTGGAGGCCAACCGCCCCTACGGCGACGGCGTGGTGACCGGCTCCGGCACCGTCGACGGCCGCCAGGTGTGCGTGTTCTCCCAGGACGTCACCGTCTTCGGCGGCAGCCTCGGCGAGGTGTACGGCGAGAAGATCGTCAAGGTCCAGGACCTCGCGATCAAGACCGGCGTCCCGCTGGTGGGCATCAACGAGGGCGGCGGCGCGCGCATCCAGGAGGGTGTGGTCTCGCTCGGCCTGTACGGCGAGATCTTCCGGCGCAACGTGGTCGCCTCCGGGGTGATCCCGCAGATCTCGCTGATCATGGGCGCCGCCGCGGGCGGCCACGTGTACTCCCCCGCGCTCACCGACTTCGTGGTGATGGTCGACCAGACCTCGCAGATGTTCATCACCGGCCCCGACGTGATCAAGACGGTCACCGGCGAGGACGTCACGATGGAGGACCTGGGCGGCGCGCGCACGCACAACAGCAAGTCGGGCAACGCGCACTACATGGGCGCCGACGAGAAGGACGCGCTCGACTACGTCAAGGGCCTGCTGTCCTACCTGCCGAGCAACAACCTGGAGCCGGCCCCGTCCTTCGACGAGGAGGCCGACCTCGAGACCACGGACTACGACCGTGACCTCGACACGCTGATCCCGGACTCGGCGAACCAGCCGTACGACATCCACACGGTGATCGAGCACGTCCTGGACGACGCGGACTTCCTGGAGGTCCAGCCGCTGTTCGCGCCCAACATCGTGGTCGGCTTCGGCCGGGTCGAGGGCCGCTCCGTGGGCATCGTGGCCAACCAGCCGATGCAGTTCGCCGGCACGCTCGACATCGACGCGTCGGAGAAGGCCGCCCGGTTCGTGCGCACCTGCGACGCGTTCAACGTCCCGGTGCTCACCTTCGTCGACGTCCCGGGCTTCCTTCCGGGCACCGACCAGGAGTGGAACGGCATCATCCGCCGCGGCGCGAAGCTGATCTACGCCTACGCCGAGGCCACCGTGCCGCTGGTCACGATCATCACCCGCAAGGCGTACGGCGGCGCCTACGACGTGATGGGCTCCAAGCACCTGGGCGCCGACGTCAACCTCGCCTGGCCGACCGCGCAGATCGCGGTGATGGGCGCGCAGGGCGCGGCCAACATCCTGCACCGGCGCACGATCGCCGCCTCGGACGACCCCGAGGAGACCCGCGCGCGGCTGATCCAGGAGTACGAGGACACGCTGTGCAACCCGTACGTGGCCGCCGAGCGCGGCTACGTGGACGCGGTCATCCGGCCCTCGTCCACCCGGGCCCACGTGGTCAAGGCGCTGCGGGCGCTGCGCGGCAAGCGCGAGACGCTGCCGCCGAAGAAGCACGGCAACATCCCGCTCTAG
- a CDS encoding acyl-CoA carboxylase subunit epsilon: MIKVVRGEPTPEELAVIVTVVAAKASGGGAPAPAPAAPSQWNDPARLVRRPLRPGPGAWQASAWPS, from the coding sequence ATGATCAAGGTGGTGCGGGGTGAACCCACCCCGGAGGAGTTGGCGGTGATCGTCACCGTCGTGGCGGCCAAGGCGAGCGGCGGCGGCGCACCCGCGCCGGCGCCGGCGGCCCCGTCGCAGTGGAACGACCCGGCGCGTCTGGTGCGCCGACCGCTGCGGCCGGGCCCGGGCGCCTGGCAGGCGAGCGCCTGGCCGTCCTGA
- the mmpB gene encoding morphogenic membrane protein MmpB, with protein sequence MPNRDEFSEETRRAVAQLRRAMWILPVVLILGLALLAL encoded by the coding sequence ATGCCCAACCGTGACGAGTTCTCCGAGGAAACCCGGCGCGCCGTGGCCCAGCTGCGGCGCGCCATGTGGATCCTGCCCGTGGTGCTGATCCTCGGCCTGGCCCTGCTCGCACTGTGA